One segment of Alphaproteobacteria bacterium DNA contains the following:
- a CDS encoding UDP-glucose/GDP-mannose dehydrogenase family protein, with amino-acid sequence MRIAMIGTGYVGLVSGACFAKFGVEVTCVDKDESKIERLMRGEMPIFEPGLDALVRTGFENGRLTVTTELPAAVRMADAVFIAVGTPSRRGDGHADLSYVYAAAKEIAECLEGYTVVVTKSTVPVGTGAEVDRIIRETRPDADYDVVSNPEFLREGSAIEDFMRPDRIVIGTDSSTAQDVMRMLYRPLYLLETPMLFTQRETAELIKYATNAFLATKITFINEIADVCDKVGANVQDVARGIGLDGRIGRKFLHAGPGYGGSCFPKDTLALVKTAREYGAPMTIVESVIEANDNRKKAMAARVIAACGGSVDGLTLAVLGVTFKPNTDDMREAPSLDIVPVLIQAGAQIRAYDPEGMKEAAPLLPGVEWCPGAYETMEGASAVIIITEWDEFRMLDLSRVRSLLRQPLMLDFRNIYNPGEMAAAGFVYHSIGRPDRPVVAEPRILADAQ; translated from the coding sequence ATGCGGATCGCGATGATCGGGACTGGCTATGTCGGTCTGGTGTCTGGCGCCTGCTTTGCCAAATTCGGTGTCGAGGTGACATGCGTCGACAAGGATGAATCCAAGATCGAGCGCCTGATGCGTGGCGAAATGCCGATTTTCGAACCGGGACTCGATGCCCTGGTCCGGACCGGGTTCGAAAATGGCCGCCTGACCGTGACGACTGAGCTGCCGGCGGCGGTGCGGATGGCCGACGCGGTCTTTATCGCGGTCGGGACGCCCAGTCGGCGCGGCGACGGTCATGCCGACCTCAGCTATGTCTACGCGGCGGCGAAGGAGATTGCCGAGTGCCTGGAGGGGTATACGGTCGTCGTGACGAAATCGACGGTTCCGGTAGGGACTGGCGCCGAGGTGGACCGGATCATCCGGGAGACGCGCCCCGATGCCGATTACGACGTCGTTTCCAACCCGGAATTCCTGCGCGAAGGTTCAGCCATCGAAGATTTCATGAGACCCGACCGGATCGTTATCGGGACGGACAGCAGCACGGCTCAGGATGTCATGCGCATGCTGTACCGGCCGCTTTACCTGCTGGAAACACCGATGCTGTTTACGCAGCGGGAAACGGCCGAACTGATCAAGTATGCGACCAACGCATTCCTGGCAACGAAGATCACATTTATCAATGAAATTGCCGATGTCTGCGACAAGGTCGGCGCCAACGTTCAGGATGTGGCGCGGGGCATCGGGCTGGATGGCCGGATCGGGCGCAAGTTCCTGCATGCCGGCCCCGGATACGGAGGATCCTGTTTTCCGAAGGATACGCTGGCGCTGGTGAAGACGGCGCGGGAATACGGCGCGCCAATGACGATCGTGGAATCGGTCATCGAAGCCAACGACAACCGCAAGAAGGCCATGGCCGCCCGGGTGATCGCCGCCTGCGGCGGTTCGGTGGACGGGCTGACGCTGGCGGTACTGGGCGTCACGTTCAAGCCGAATACGGATGACATGCGCGAAGCGCCAAGCCTCGATATCGTTCCGGTTCTTATTCAGGCGGGCGCCCAGATACGGGCATATGACCCCGAAGGCATGAAAGAGGCCGCGCCGCTTCTGCCCGGTGTCGAATGGTGTCCCGGGGCCTATGAAACCATGGAGGGCGCGTCGGCGGTGATCATCATTACCGAATGGGATGAATTCCGCATGCTGGATCTGTCCCGCGTGCGTTCGCTGTTGCGGCAGCCCCTGATGCTCGACTTCAGAAACATCTATAATCCGGGCGAGATGGCGGCGGCGGGGTTCGTGTATCACAGCATCGGGCGGCCGGATCGGCCGGTCGTGGCGGAACCCAGGATACTGGCGGATGCACAATGA
- a CDS encoding phosphomannomutase/phosphoglucomutase yields the protein MKKHDFSPQILREYDIRGTVGETLFPADAYALGRSFGTIVARRDGRLVCVGFDGRTSSPELAASLVDGLCDSGMQVLRIGLGPTPSLYFATKAMQADGGVMVTGSHNPPNHNGFKMMLGGASFWGGDINKLGVLAAAGDWVDGAGIASDIALMAAYVSRLRIDYTASRGLKVAWDAGNGAAGEAMAALTRQLPGTHVLLNAEIDGTFPNHHPDPTVPENLRQLQDAVARENCDLGIAFDGDGDRIGVVDGKGRILWGDQLLSIYARDLLARRPGATVIADVKASQVLFDEISRCGGNPVMAATGHSIIKTRMAELSAPLAGEMSGHIFFADRYYGFDDALYAAVRLLDIVAHGDRSLADMRDALPQVVNTPEIRFDIAEERKFAVIDEVKSRLAGTAAQVNDTDGVRVLNEDGWWLLRASNTQAVLVVRCESANDAGLARLKTTVIDHLRGCGVDAPAF from the coding sequence ATGAAAAAGCATGATTTTTCGCCGCAGATTCTGCGTGAATACGATATCCGGGGGACCGTGGGGGAGACCCTGTTCCCGGCAGACGCCTACGCGCTGGGCAGGTCCTTCGGGACAATCGTTGCGCGCCGCGACGGCCGATTGGTCTGCGTCGGTTTCGATGGCCGGACGAGTTCGCCGGAACTGGCGGCAAGCCTGGTCGACGGATTATGCGACAGCGGCATGCAGGTCTTGCGGATCGGCCTGGGGCCGACGCCGTCGCTGTATTTCGCGACGAAGGCGATGCAGGCGGATGGCGGCGTCATGGTCACCGGTTCGCATAACCCGCCGAACCATAACGGGTTCAAGATGATGCTCGGCGGCGCCTCGTTCTGGGGCGGCGATATCAACAAGCTGGGCGTGCTGGCCGCCGCGGGCGATTGGGTCGACGGTGCGGGAATCGCCAGCGATATCGCCCTGATGGCGGCATATGTCTCGCGACTGCGTATCGACTATACGGCATCAAGGGGTCTCAAGGTTGCCTGGGATGCTGGCAACGGTGCGGCGGGCGAGGCAATGGCCGCGCTGACCCGGCAATTGCCCGGTACGCATGTTCTCCTGAATGCGGAAATCGACGGCACATTTCCGAACCATCACCCGGATCCGACCGTGCCTGAAAACCTCCGGCAGCTTCAGGACGCCGTGGCAAGGGAGAACTGTGACCTCGGGATTGCCTTTGACGGCGATGGCGACCGTATCGGCGTTGTCGACGGCAAGGGCCGGATTCTCTGGGGCGACCAGTTGCTGTCGATCTATGCGCGTGACCTGCTGGCGCGGCGGCCGGGCGCGACGGTCATCGCGGATGTCAAGGCGAGCCAGGTGCTGTTCGATGAAATTTCCCGCTGTGGCGGCAATCCTGTCATGGCGGCGACCGGACATTCGATCATCAAGACACGAATGGCGGAACTGTCCGCGCCGCTGGCGGGTGAAATGAGCGGCCATATCTTTTTTGCGGACCGCTACTACGGTTTCGACGACGCGCTTTATGCGGCGGTCCGGCTGCTGGATATCGTGGCCCATGGCGACCGGTCGCTGGCGGATATGCGCGATGCCCTGCCGCAGGTCGTGAATACGCCCGAAATTCGCTTCGATATCGCCGAAGAACGCAAATTCGCCGTTATCGATGAGGTCAAGAGCCGGTTGGCGGGCACGGCGGCGCAGGTGAACGATACGGATGGCGTGCGTGTGCTTAACGAGGACGGTTGGTGGCTGCTTCGGGCATCGAACACCCAGGCCGTGCTCGTCGTGCGCTGTGAATCGGCAA